A region from the Flavobacterium enshiense genome encodes:
- the yaaA gene encoding peroxide stress protein YaaA: MKIVISPAKSLDFEKELPTPQFTEACFLKEANSVHKVLKKKKPKQLMELMDISDKLADLNWQRNQEWATPFTPENARPAVYAFNGDVYHGLDVYNLPVEKLDVLQNKLRILSGLYGLLKPLDLIQAYRLEMGTHMPIGKNKNLYEFWKTKITKELNKELKKEDLFLNLASNEYFSAVDVKALKVPVITPEFKDYKDGKLKMISFFAKKARGMMVRYIIDTNAETLQDLKGFNYEGYKFDENLSKGNTLVFTR; this comes from the coding sequence ATGAAAATCGTTATTTCTCCTGCTAAGTCATTGGATTTTGAAAAAGAACTGCCAACACCTCAATTTACCGAGGCCTGCTTTTTAAAAGAGGCTAATTCGGTGCATAAAGTGTTGAAGAAAAAGAAACCGAAACAGCTGATGGAATTAATGGATATTTCGGATAAGCTGGCCGATCTGAACTGGCAACGCAACCAGGAATGGGCAACTCCTTTTACTCCCGAAAATGCACGTCCGGCAGTTTATGCTTTTAATGGGGATGTTTATCACGGCTTGGATGTTTATAATCTACCGGTTGAAAAATTAGACGTTTTGCAGAATAAACTCCGAATTCTCTCCGGTTTATATGGCCTTCTGAAACCATTGGATTTAATCCAGGCATACCGTCTGGAAATGGGCACGCATATGCCAATCGGTAAAAACAAAAACCTTTATGAGTTCTGGAAAACGAAAATCACCAAAGAGCTGAACAAGGAACTTAAAAAGGAAGATTTATTCCTTAATCTCGCCAGCAATGAGTATTTTTCTGCTGTAGATGTAAAAGCATTGAAAGTCCCTGTAATTACTCCGGAATTCAAAGACTACAAAGACGGAAAACTTAAAATGATAAGCTTCTTTGCTAAGAAGGCCAGGGGAATGATGGTGCGTTACATTATTGACACAAATGCAGAAACTCTCCAGGATTTGAAGGGTTTCAATTATGAGGGTTATAAATTCGACGAAAACCTGAGCAAGGGCAATACTCTGGTTTTTACACGTTAA
- a CDS encoding DHA2 family efflux MFS transporter permease subunit has translation MTTQAEDLVEYGFRRVIITITAVLCALLEIVDTTIVNVALNDMKGSLGATLTDVAWVITAYAIANVIIIPMTSWLSQQFGRRNYFAASIIIFTVSSFLCGNASSIWELVFFRFIQGMGGGALLVTAQTIITESYPAAKRGMAQAIYGMGVIVGPTLGPPLGGYLVDNFSWPYIFYINIPLGIIATILTLYFVKSPKYGEKLKANQVDWWGIVFLASFIGSLQFVLEHGQQDDWFEDITIIILSVVSFFGLILFIWRQLTYKYPIVNLRVLQDRNLRIGTIMCFILGFGLYGSTFIIPIYTQAILGWTATDAGLLLIPSSIMTGIMMPIIGKMIQKGVPQAYLVAIGFMIFFGFTFWMYSIMTPDTGTEHMFWPLILRGMGLGLLFVPITTLALSTLHGRQIGEGAAFTGMMRQLGGSFGIAIITTFISRFTQAHRVNLIAHLDSTKFEVQQRIQQLQMGFMSKGFSASESLDKAHKAIEMSVMKQSTVLSYMDVFLYLGIMFVICIPFVLLIKRGAGKVDMSNVH, from the coding sequence ATGACAACACAAGCAGAAGATTTAGTAGAATATGGCTTTCGTAGAGTCATCATCACAATTACGGCAGTACTTTGTGCACTGCTGGAAATTGTAGATACTACTATCGTAAACGTTGCCCTGAACGACATGAAGGGTAGTTTGGGAGCCACTCTGACCGATGTTGCCTGGGTAATTACCGCTTATGCTATTGCCAATGTAATCATCATTCCGATGACTAGTTGGCTCTCCCAACAATTCGGAAGAAGAAATTATTTTGCGGCTTCCATTATCATATTTACCGTCTCCTCTTTCCTTTGCGGAAATGCGTCCAGCATTTGGGAATTGGTATTTTTCCGATTCATCCAAGGAATGGGTGGTGGTGCACTTTTGGTAACGGCTCAAACCATTATCACCGAAAGTTATCCGGCAGCCAAACGCGGAATGGCACAAGCTATTTATGGAATGGGAGTAATTGTGGGTCCGACTTTAGGTCCGCCTCTTGGGGGATATCTTGTGGATAATTTTTCGTGGCCTTATATTTTCTACATCAACATACCATTAGGAATAATTGCGACCATTTTGACACTTTACTTTGTAAAAAGTCCGAAATACGGCGAAAAATTAAAAGCTAATCAGGTGGATTGGTGGGGAATCGTGTTTCTGGCATCCTTTATCGGATCGCTGCAATTTGTTTTGGAACACGGGCAACAAGACGACTGGTTTGAAGATATTACAATCATCATCCTTTCTGTGGTTTCGTTTTTTGGATTAATTTTATTTATCTGGCGACAACTCACTTATAAATACCCAATTGTAAACCTTCGTGTGCTCCAGGACCGAAATCTACGCATCGGAACCATAATGTGTTTTATTTTAGGTTTCGGATTGTATGGCTCAACGTTCATTATCCCGATTTACACGCAGGCTATTTTGGGATGGACAGCCACCGATGCAGGATTATTGCTGATTCCTAGTTCAATCATGACTGGGATTATGATGCCAATTATCGGGAAAATGATTCAAAAAGGAGTTCCGCAGGCCTATCTGGTAGCTATCGGATTTATGATTTTCTTCGGATTTACTTTTTGGATGTACAGCATAATGACTCCGGACACAGGAACGGAACATATGTTCTGGCCATTAATTTTGCGTGGTATGGGACTCGGCCTCCTTTTCGTGCCGATTACAACGCTGGCCTTGTCAACTTTACATGGCAGACAAATTGGCGAAGGTGCCGCATTTACAGGGATGATGCGACAATTGGGAGGTTCCTTCGGAATTGCCATTATCACAACATTCATTTCCCGTTTTACACAAGCACATCGTGTAAACCTAATCGCTCATCTGGATTCAACAAAATTTGAAGTACAGCAACGGATTCAACAATTGCAAATGGGTTTCATGTCTAAAGGTTTCAGCGCAAGCGAATCGTTGGACAAAGCGCATAAAGCCATTGAAATGTCGGTAATGAAACAAAGCACCGTACTCTCTTACATGGATGTCTTCCTCTACTTAGGCATTATGTTCGTGATCTGTATCCCGTTTGTACTTTTAATCAAGCGAGGAGCAGGAAAAGTAGACATGTCGAATGTTCATTAA